The Sulfitobacter donghicola DSW-25 = KCTC 12864 = JCM 14565 genome has a segment encoding these proteins:
- a CDS encoding YIP1 family protein — translation MILDQNAIKGLALETITTPRSAAKKIIGLYLSRDVLWSALALVACVNSLINGAFLFFVDTASLPGMVSNPVLFFVITAGLLVLSVHAFYWTGRALGGQADLGDVLALMVWLHALQAAAQVVLFVLAFLSPNFAQFLSFGINVVALWVIVNFIAQAHRFPNLLYAIGTIVLAMVGIAFGLVILAGLIGLGTLGVPTNV, via the coding sequence ATGATTTTGGATCAAAACGCGATCAAAGGATTGGCCCTAGAGACAATCACAACCCCGCGCAGTGCTGCCAAAAAGATCATTGGCCTATACCTGAGCCGTGATGTTTTATGGTCTGCGCTGGCGTTGGTTGCCTGTGTGAACAGCCTTATCAATGGGGCTTTCCTGTTCTTTGTTGATACCGCTAGCCTGCCAGGCATGGTCAGCAACCCCGTTTTGTTTTTTGTGATTACCGCAGGGCTGCTGGTTCTGAGTGTTCACGCGTTTTACTGGACGGGGCGGGCCCTTGGCGGGCAGGCAGATCTGGGTGATGTCTTGGCGCTGATGGTTTGGTTGCATGCGTTGCAAGCGGCGGCGCAAGTGGTTCTTTTCGTTCTTGCCTTTCTGTCCCCGAATTTTGCGCAGTTCCTTTCCTTTGGGATCAACGTTGTTGCCTTGTGGGTCATTGTGAATTTCATTGCCCAAGCACATCGCTTTCCCAATTTGCTTTACGCAATTGGCACAATCGTTCTGGCGATGGTTGGCATTGCCTTCGGGCTAGTAATACTTGCGGGGCTGATTGGCCTTGGCACATTGGGAGTTCCCACAAATGTATGA